From one Lysobacterales bacterium genomic stretch:
- a CDS encoding SDR family oxidoreductase codes for MTAASRWRLDGRLALVTGASRGIGLACARELAGLGADLLLVARDPDRLEAACDELAEQCGGARPRAFAADLGEPEQRLDVFDWLRDLGAVPDILVNNVGDNRSRAATAYPADELRWLLEVNLLSAFELCRLCHPLLREHGSAAIVNISSVSGLTHVRTGAPYGMAKAALVQMTRNLACEWAVDGIRVNAVAPWYIRTDRTAGPLSDPAWYDEVIERTPLRRIGEPEEVAGAVAFLCLPAASYVTGECIAVDGGFLRNGF; via the coding sequence ATGACCGCGGCATCGCGCTGGCGACTTGACGGCCGGCTGGCCCTGGTCACCGGGGCCAGCCGCGGCATCGGCCTGGCCTGCGCCCGCGAGCTGGCCGGCCTGGGCGCCGATCTGCTGCTGGTGGCGCGCGATCCCGATCGCCTCGAGGCGGCCTGCGACGAACTCGCCGAGCAGTGCGGCGGCGCCCGGCCGAGGGCCTTCGCCGCCGATCTGGGCGAGCCCGAGCAGCGCCTGGACGTGTTCGACTGGCTGCGCGACCTGGGTGCGGTGCCCGACATCCTGGTCAACAACGTCGGCGACAATCGCAGCCGTGCGGCCACCGCCTACCCGGCCGACGAGCTGCGCTGGCTGCTCGAGGTCAACCTGCTGTCGGCGTTCGAGCTGTGCCGGCTGTGCCACCCGCTGCTGCGCGAGCACGGCAGCGCCGCGATCGTCAACATCAGCTCGGTGTCCGGCCTGACCCACGTGCGCACCGGCGCCCCGTACGGCATGGCCAAGGCGGCGCTGGTGCAGATGACCCGCAACCTGGCCTGCGAGTGGGCGGTCGACGGCATCCGCGTCAACGCGGTCGCGCCCTGGTACATCCGGACCGACCGCACCGCCGGGCCCTTGTCGGATCCGGCCTGGTACGACGAGGTGATCGAACGTACCCCCTTGCGGCGGATCGGCGAGCCGGAGGAGGTCGCCGGGGCGGTCGCCTTCCTGTGCCTGCCGGCCGCCAGCTACGTGACCGGCGAGTGCATCGCCGTGGACGGCGGCTTCCTGCGCAACGGCTTCTGA
- a CDS encoding AMP nucleosidase, which translates to MRTKDEIVSNWLPRYTGMPLDGFGKHILLTNFGNYVEWFAARHQVEVHGRDRPMPNAHADGLSIINFGMGSANAATVMDLLSALAPHAVLFLGKCGGLKKKNSLGDLILPIAAIRGEGTSNDYMPPEVPALPAFTLQRAVSSTIRDAGHDYWTGTVYTTNRRVWEHDEAFKEYLRRTRCMAIDMETATLFTAGFANKIPTGALLLVSDQPMVPEGVKTEASDLRVTSDYVETHVRLGIEALKEIRDEGRSVRHLRF; encoded by the coding sequence ATGCGCACCAAGGACGAGATCGTCAGCAACTGGCTGCCCCGCTATACCGGCATGCCCCTCGACGGCTTCGGCAAGCACATCCTGCTGACCAACTTCGGCAACTACGTGGAGTGGTTCGCCGCGCGCCACCAGGTCGAGGTGCATGGCCGCGACCGGCCGATGCCCAACGCCCACGCCGACGGCCTGTCGATCATCAATTTCGGCATGGGCAGCGCCAACGCCGCCACCGTGATGGACCTGCTCTCGGCGCTCGCGCCGCATGCCGTGCTGTTCCTCGGCAAGTGCGGCGGACTGAAGAAGAAGAACAGCCTCGGCGACCTGATCCTGCCGATCGCCGCGATCCGCGGCGAGGGCACCAGCAACGACTACATGCCGCCCGAGGTCCCGGCACTGCCGGCCTTCACCCTGCAGCGCGCGGTGTCGTCGACCATCCGCGATGCCGGCCACGATTACTGGACCGGCACGGTCTACACGACCAACCGTCGGGTCTGGGAACACGACGAGGCGTTCAAGGAGTACCTGCGGCGCACCCGCTGCATGGCGATCGACATGGAGACCGCCACCTTGTTCACGGCCGGCTTCGCCAACAAGATCCCGACCGGTGCCCTGCTGCTGGTGTCCGACCAGCCGATGGTCCCGGAAGGCGTCAAGACCGAGGCCAGCGACCTGAGGGTCACCAGCGACTACGTGGAGACCCACGTCCGGCTCGGCATCGAGGCGCTCAAGGAGATCCGCGACGAGGGCCGGTCGGTACGCCACCTGCGCTTCTGA